One window from the genome of Pseudomonadota bacterium encodes:
- a CDS encoding ATP-binding protein yields the protein MTTRAAPTAPKAALLLAIQGLAMGACYRWLDGDTFAAAIAVVAVLGTLGAIALLRRPSAPAADDDTFRFSPMPMFRATVDGEITETNAALRDLLRLEGTAEGDLAGLNLAEPIAVSARRLTIRNRAGGMRTKETIFTRDGEAKDVLLYVRLSDAASPADQRVEGAAIDMTEFYSVKRAVRASRERFRRLYDETPVALLSADSNGTITDVNSFLLNRFDVERTAIVGKPLVSLIADEQRDLALQQIVIALESGVRSTTDTQCLVSAQHEFPARMYLNPRPARSSSGEALMVTLFDLTEIRQAETERDRVANRLRVAERLEAVGQLAFAVAHEVNTPSQYVIDNLEFLQETCDALVKGLLAALPDGCDDDLQYYLDEYAPAIEQSLEGMRHIKKIVGAMSRLTDPVDPSERAPTDLNELIENVAMLARGECPATAELAVQLDDGLQHTPCDPSAIHQALLNVLRNSAQAVAEKGGEGTIRIITRQRDQQAELVIEDTGCGIAPENLDRVINPFFTTRELGEGTGQGLSIAHRIVTEEHEGTLDLESEHGAWTRLTIRLPQSASREAA from the coding sequence ATGACCACCCGCGCCGCTCCGACCGCCCCCAAGGCAGCCCTGCTCCTGGCGATCCAGGGGCTGGCGATGGGCGCTTGCTACCGCTGGCTGGACGGCGACACCTTTGCCGCCGCCATCGCCGTCGTCGCCGTGCTCGGCACACTCGGCGCCATCGCCCTGCTGCGTCGCCCATCCGCCCCGGCCGCCGACGACGACACCTTCCGCTTCAGCCCCATGCCGATGTTTCGCGCGACCGTCGACGGCGAGATCACCGAGACCAACGCTGCACTTCGCGACCTCCTCAGGCTCGAGGGAACGGCCGAAGGTGACCTGGCGGGACTCAACCTCGCCGAACCCATCGCCGTCAGCGCGCGCCGTCTCACGATTCGCAACCGAGCGGGCGGTATGCGCACCAAGGAGACGATCTTCACGCGCGACGGCGAAGCGAAGGACGTACTCCTCTACGTGCGCCTGAGCGACGCCGCCTCGCCAGCAGATCAGCGGGTCGAAGGCGCCGCCATCGACATGACCGAGTTCTACAGCGTCAAGCGCGCCGTTCGTGCCAGTCGCGAGCGCTTCCGACGCCTCTACGACGAGACCCCCGTGGCCCTGCTCAGCGCGGACAGCAACGGCACCATCACCGATGTGAACAGCTTCCTGTTGAACCGCTTCGATGTGGAGCGCACCGCCATCGTCGGCAAGCCCCTGGTGTCGTTGATCGCGGACGAGCAACGCGATCTCGCCTTGCAGCAGATCGTCATCGCCCTGGAGAGCGGCGTGCGCTCCACCACGGACACCCAGTGCCTGGTGAGTGCGCAGCACGAGTTCCCGGCGCGCATGTACCTCAACCCACGACCGGCGCGCAGCTCCTCCGGCGAAGCCCTGATGGTGACGCTGTTCGATCTCACGGAGATCCGCCAGGCGGAAACCGAGCGCGACCGCGTCGCCAACCGCCTGCGGGTGGCCGAGCGCCTGGAAGCGGTGGGGCAGCTCGCCTTCGCCGTGGCCCACGAGGTGAATACGCCCTCGCAGTACGTGATCGACAACTTGGAGTTCCTGCAGGAGACCTGCGACGCCCTCGTCAAGGGGCTGCTCGCGGCACTGCCCGACGGCTGCGACGACGACCTGCAGTACTACCTGGACGAGTACGCTCCCGCCATCGAGCAGTCGCTCGAGGGCATGCGCCACATCAAGAAGATCGTCGGCGCCATGAGCCGCCTGACCGACCCGGTGGATCCAAGCGAGCGAGCGCCCACGGACCTCAACGAGCTGATCGAGAACGTGGCGATGCTCGCGCGTGGTGAATGCCCGGCCACCGCCGAACTCGCCGTGCAACTCGACGACGGGCTGCAGCACACCCCCTGCGATCCCTCAGCGATACACCAGGCCCTGCTCAACGTGCTGCGCAACTCCGCGCAAGCCGTGGCAGAAAAAGGCGGTGAGGGGACGATTCGGATCATCACCCGCCAGCGCGATCAGCAGGCTGAGCTGGTGATCGAGGACACGGGCTGCGGCATCGCGCCGGAGAATCTGGACCGGGTGATCAATCCCTTCTTCACCACCCGAGAGTTGGGTGAGGGCACGGGCCAGGGCCTCTCGATCGCCCACCGCATCGTGACCGAGGAGCACGAGGGCACGCTCGACCTGGAGAGCGAACACGGCGCGTGGACCCGCCTCACGATCCGCTTGCCCCAGAGCGCTTCGCGCGAAGCCGCCTGA
- a CDS encoding arginine deiminase family protein, whose translation MLDVRSEVGRLRQVLVHAPGAEVDLMVPDMMDELLFDDILFGERARDEHARFRQLLTALSVDVLDMQDLLVQALAEDGARDWLVGAILDDVSAPIAERLSNAAPSDLAQMLITGIRCSDASDDLASEDLFEIMPVPNWCFQRDPQFVIGDSVLFSSMATRSRSREVLLARCVFKFHPNFAKAPVLLDPLERTPDSPLYIGMHQPRIEGGDLMILSPDIAVVGYSERTNRSGVRHVIKGLSRMENRPRWLIVAALPHKRAYMHLDTVVTQIDHEHCLAFPPVILPGHGDTASVYEVDLHESNPQPKARGDLLSALRARGMDLKAIPCGGEDPIRQQREQWTDGANALALAPGVVVLYERNVGTAQCLDRHGYQVIEADEVIAGRQTLDLANPTPTCILLPSNELSRARGGPHCLSHALRRDSH comes from the coding sequence ATGTTAGACGTGAGATCGGAGGTGGGCCGCCTGCGCCAGGTGCTGGTGCACGCGCCGGGTGCCGAAGTGGACCTGATGGTCCCGGACATGATGGACGAGCTGCTGTTCGACGACATCCTGTTCGGCGAGCGTGCCCGCGACGAGCACGCCCGCTTCCGCCAGCTCCTCACGGCGCTCTCCGTCGACGTGCTCGACATGCAGGATCTGCTGGTCCAGGCCCTGGCGGAGGACGGCGCCCGTGATTGGCTCGTGGGCGCGATCCTCGACGACGTGTCGGCGCCGATCGCCGAGCGCCTGAGCAACGCCGCGCCGAGCGACCTGGCGCAGATGCTGATCACGGGGATTCGCTGCAGCGATGCGAGCGATGATTTGGCGAGCGAGGATCTGTTCGAGATCATGCCCGTGCCCAACTGGTGCTTCCAACGCGATCCCCAGTTCGTCATCGGCGACAGCGTGCTCTTCTCATCGATGGCCACCCGCTCACGCTCGCGCGAGGTGCTGCTCGCACGCTGCGTCTTCAAGTTCCATCCGAACTTCGCCAAGGCGCCGGTGCTGCTCGACCCTCTCGAGCGCACGCCGGACAGCCCGCTCTACATCGGCATGCACCAGCCGCGAATCGAAGGCGGCGATCTCATGATCCTGAGCCCGGACATCGCCGTGGTCGGCTACTCCGAGCGCACCAACCGCTCCGGCGTGCGTCACGTCATCAAAGGCCTCTCGCGCATGGAGAACAGGCCACGTTGGCTGATCGTGGCCGCCCTGCCGCACAAGCGCGCCTACATGCACCTGGACACGGTGGTCACCCAGATCGACCACGAACACTGCCTCGCCTTCCCGCCCGTGATCTTGCCGGGTCACGGCGACACGGCCAGCGTGTACGAGGTGGATCTCCACGAGTCCAACCCACAGCCCAAGGCGCGCGGTGACCTGCTGAGCGCCCTGCGTGCTCGCGGCATGGACCTGAAGGCCATTCCGTGCGGCGGCGAAGACCCGATCCGCCAGCAGCGCGAACAATGGACGGACGGCGCCAACGCCCTCGCCCTGGCCCCCGGCGTGGTGGTGCTCTACGAGCGCAACGTGGGCACAGCGCAGTGCCTGGATCGCCATGGCTACCAAGTGATCGAAGCGGACGAGGTGATCGCCGGTCGCCAGACCCTGGACCTCGCCAACCCCACGCCCACCTGCATATTGCTACCGAGCAACGAGCTTAGCCGCGCGCGCGGCGGCCCCCACTGCCTGAGCCACGCCTTGCGCCGAGATTCCCACTAG
- a CDS encoding DUF885 domain-containing protein: MIGRLFKWLGLPLLALLVLLGAFAAHEWNAQKPFFVNNFYNRAFIKFILRSPEQLTAMGILESLGMHGHNAKWDDSSLAAEEEEFEYLDDIMRSMALYADDELEPDQLVSKRVVMELLGNPEEQRRYRFHDYPVNQISGLQINIPNFLDTFHRIQKARDAEHYIARLEGIETKLDQSMEGLLVREEKGIIPPTFVIERSLEIMREFVAQPAEENILYASFANKLEDAEAIDEVAAAAFLADAASNIEQHVYPAYERYIDYFTALLAKSTDDAGVWKLPDGEAFYNYTLRQNTTTTLTANEIHATGLAQVERVQAEMLRILAEQDIDTSAGFTAAIDALAEDPRFYYEDNDAGRAQILEDYAAIIRQIDEGLDAAFYDRPQAPVEVRRVPEFSEKSAPGAYYNGPSMDGSRPGIFYANLYDIKATPKYGMRTLAYHEAVPGHHYQIATAAELDGVPEFRKQVGFTAYAEGWALYAERLAWELGFQQDPFDNLGRLQAELFRAVRLVVDTGIHAKRWTREEAIDYMKRNTGIAESDVVSEIERYIVWPGQATSYMVGMMEILRLRDEARAALGERFDLRDFHQVVLKNGAVPLHLLRELVNEYIANPPAATAEPTPAV; the protein is encoded by the coding sequence ATGATCGGCAGACTGTTCAAGTGGCTAGGCCTCCCCCTACTCGCCCTCCTGGTGCTCCTCGGCGCCTTCGCGGCGCACGAGTGGAATGCGCAGAAACCCTTTTTCGTCAATAACTTCTACAACCGGGCCTTCATAAAGTTCATCCTCCGCAGCCCCGAGCAGCTCACCGCCATGGGCATCCTGGAGTCGCTCGGGATGCACGGCCACAACGCGAAGTGGGACGACAGCTCCCTGGCCGCCGAGGAAGAGGAGTTCGAGTACCTCGACGACATCATGCGCAGCATGGCGCTCTACGCCGACGACGAGCTCGAACCGGACCAGCTGGTCTCCAAGCGCGTGGTCATGGAGCTGCTCGGCAACCCCGAGGAGCAGCGCCGCTACCGCTTCCACGACTATCCCGTGAACCAGATCTCCGGCCTGCAGATCAACATCCCGAACTTTCTGGACACGTTCCACCGCATCCAGAAGGCGCGCGACGCCGAGCACTACATCGCGCGCCTCGAGGGCATCGAAACGAAGCTGGACCAGTCGATGGAGGGGCTGCTGGTGCGCGAGGAAAAGGGCATCATCCCGCCCACCTTCGTGATCGAGCGCTCGCTCGAGATCATGCGCGAGTTCGTGGCGCAGCCGGCCGAGGAGAACATCCTCTACGCCTCCTTCGCCAACAAGCTCGAGGACGCGGAGGCAATCGACGAGGTGGCCGCCGCGGCCTTCCTGGCGGACGCCGCGAGCAACATCGAGCAGCACGTCTACCCGGCCTACGAGCGCTACATCGACTACTTCACGGCGCTGCTCGCGAAGTCCACCGACGATGCCGGCGTGTGGAAGCTCCCGGACGGCGAGGCCTTCTACAACTACACCCTGCGCCAGAACACGACCACCACGCTCACCGCGAACGAGATCCACGCCACGGGGCTCGCGCAGGTGGAGCGCGTTCAGGCGGAAATGCTGCGCATCCTGGCCGAGCAGGACATCGATACGAGTGCGGGCTTCACGGCGGCCATCGACGCCCTCGCGGAGGATCCCCGCTTCTATTACGAGGACAACGATGCTGGCCGCGCACAGATCCTCGAGGACTACGCCGCCATCATCCGCCAGATCGACGAGGGCCTGGACGCTGCCTTCTACGACCGCCCGCAAGCGCCGGTGGAAGTGCGTCGGGTGCCTGAGTTCTCGGAGAAGAGCGCGCCGGGCGCCTACTACAACGGCCCGTCGATGGACGGCTCGCGGCCCGGGATCTTCTACGCCAATCTCTACGACATCAAGGCGACGCCCAAGTACGGCATGCGCACCCTCGCCTACCACGAGGCGGTGCCGGGCCACCACTACCAGATCGCCACGGCGGCCGAGCTGGACGGCGTGCCGGAGTTCCGCAAGCAGGTGGGCTTCACCGCCTATGCGGAAGGTTGGGCGCTATACGCCGAGCGCCTCGCCTGGGAGCTCGGCTTCCAGCAAGACCCCTTCGACAACCTGGGCCGTCTGCAGGCGGAGCTGTTCCGCGCCGTGCGCCTGGTGGTCGACACGGGCATCCACGCCAAGCGCTGGACCCGCGAGGAGGCGATCGACTACATGAAGCGCAACACCGGGATCGCCGAGAGCGACGTGGTGTCGGAGATCGAGCGCTACATCGTGTGGCCGGGGCAAGCCACCTCGTACATGGTCGGCATGATGGAGATCCTGCGCCTGCGCGACGAGGCACGGGCAGCCCTCGGCGAACGCTTCGATCTGCGCGACTTCCACCAGGTCGTGTTGAAAAACGGTGCCGTACCCCTACATCTGCTGCGCGAGCTGGTGAACGAGTACATCGCCAATCCCCCCGCCGCCACCGCGGAGCCTACGCCGGCCGTCTGA
- a CDS encoding cold-shock protein: MAIGTVKFFNTDKGFGFIAPENGEKDVFVHITAVQAAGMDTLTEGQRVSYEVVTERGRPAAGNLQAA, translated from the coding sequence ATGGCTATCGGAACCGTTAAATTTTTCAACACTGACAAGGGTTTTGGCTTCATCGCTCCGGAGAACGGTGAGAAGGACGTATTCGTCCACATCACCGCCGTCCAGGCCGCTGGCATGGACACGCTGACCGAAGGTCAGCGCGTGAGCTACGAAGTCGTGACCGAGCGTGGCCGTCCGGCTGCCGGCAACCTGCAGGCTGCCTAA
- a CDS encoding diguanylate cyclase → MAKKARFVRPEEEVHQRITRSYVFALSLIALTATSAFLSHRLSASIDERGDRVTTLLEHQAALSQRLALQANRLVRTEEEASRLDLREKLEATAARVSDGQAWLRTGEDLRQADMPRSRTLRALLAQPDLGVDGLFTMLLEQVDTLLQPGDDAADPLQTTRALTELAEGTLFTRLSTLADRFRAQQRRQVMVVEIIAALVYLLTLAGLALEARYVFAPIARETTDRTRQFAHARSEVSRLMQELSEGRQALAQVRDELRRRALHDELTGLPNRRCLMEYGNRAIANAQRGERVVALLYLELGALEAVNESLGYGAGDALLQEAADVLRTECREADFPARAGGDKLLLMVPDVQGTQEVEGLSARLLERFASPLMLEGQVVRLEVNIGIAVSTDAPGDFNQLLAKAQDALDEASARGSGHWYRFKGREPGGVPAVRDARFDPLRAALARDTVHTWYVPVVRADRTDSIDLRMSWIDGQGEMHGAHEVVRVDGYATLGDHLLERSIVAGSRALGRWQAAGYSSLRMFSVGVSVAQLRAETFAERVLSLLAEFAVEPDSLLIEVDDGELADLDLADEKRLCANLDALHHTGVGLSLANITSASALFVRLEHLAPERVKFAASFTAPDGLTLARQRGLEVIARAAEQRGIELLAQDVRDLEQAELLQSLGCHLQQGPLYAAPMKRSLVSAWLRERRGDARVGGDSDRSEAA, encoded by the coding sequence ATGGCGAAGAAAGCACGATTTGTCCGACCGGAGGAGGAGGTACATCAGCGCATCACGCGCAGCTACGTCTTCGCCCTGTCCCTCATCGCGCTGACCGCCACCTCAGCCTTCCTGAGCCATCGCCTGAGCGCGTCGATCGACGAGCGGGGCGACCGCGTCACCACCTTGCTCGAGCATCAGGCGGCCCTCTCCCAACGCCTCGCCCTGCAGGCCAATCGACTGGTCCGCACCGAAGAGGAGGCGAGTCGGCTCGATCTACGTGAGAAGCTCGAGGCCACCGCCGCCCGCGTGAGCGATGGGCAAGCCTGGCTGCGCACCGGGGAAGATCTCCGCCAGGCGGACATGCCTCGCTCGCGCACCCTGCGCGCGCTCCTCGCGCAACCCGACCTCGGCGTGGACGGCCTGTTCACGATGCTGTTGGAGCAGGTGGACACCCTCTTGCAGCCGGGCGATGACGCCGCCGATCCCCTGCAGACCACCCGCGCCCTGACCGAGCTGGCCGAGGGCACCCTCTTCACGCGCCTGAGCACCCTCGCCGACCGTTTCCGCGCCCAGCAGCGTCGTCAGGTCATGGTGGTGGAGATCATCGCTGCCCTGGTCTACCTGTTGACGCTCGCGGGCCTCGCCCTCGAAGCGCGCTACGTCTTCGCGCCGATCGCACGGGAGACCACCGATCGCACGCGCCAGTTCGCCCATGCGCGCAGCGAAGTCAGCCGCCTCATGCAGGAGCTCAGCGAAGGGCGCCAAGCCCTCGCCCAGGTACGCGACGAGCTGCGCCGCCGCGCCCTGCACGATGAACTCACGGGCCTGCCCAACCGTCGCTGCCTGATGGAATACGGCAACCGGGCGATCGCCAATGCCCAGCGTGGTGAGCGGGTGGTGGCGCTCCTCTACCTGGAACTCGGCGCCCTCGAGGCGGTCAATGAGTCCCTTGGGTACGGTGCCGGCGATGCACTCCTGCAAGAAGCCGCGGATGTGCTGCGCACCGAGTGTCGCGAGGCGGACTTTCCCGCCCGCGCCGGCGGCGACAAGCTGCTCCTGATGGTGCCTGACGTGCAGGGCACGCAGGAGGTGGAGGGGCTGAGCGCACGCCTGCTGGAGCGCTTCGCGTCCCCGCTCATGCTCGAAGGTCAGGTGGTGCGCCTGGAGGTGAACATCGGCATCGCGGTGAGCACCGATGCCCCCGGCGACTTCAATCAGCTGCTGGCCAAGGCCCAGGACGCGCTCGACGAAGCGAGTGCGCGAGGGTCGGGCCACTGGTACCGCTTCAAGGGGCGCGAGCCCGGTGGGGTGCCCGCCGTGCGCGACGCGCGCTTCGACCCCCTGCGCGCGGCCCTCGCGCGCGACACGGTGCACACCTGGTACGTCCCTGTGGTGCGGGCGGACCGCACCGATTCGATCGATCTGCGCATGAGCTGGATCGACGGCCAGGGCGAGATGCACGGCGCCCACGAAGTGGTGCGGGTCGATGGCTACGCCACGCTCGGCGATCACCTGCTCGAGCGCTCCATCGTGGCCGGCTCGCGTGCCCTCGGGCGCTGGCAGGCGGCGGGCTACAGTTCGCTCAGGATGTTCAGCGTGGGCGTGTCCGTGGCTCAGCTTCGCGCCGAGACCTTCGCCGAGCGCGTGCTGTCGCTGCTCGCGGAGTTCGCCGTCGAGCCCGATTCGCTGCTGATCGAGGTGGACGATGGCGAACTCGCGGACCTCGATCTCGCCGATGAGAAGCGCCTGTGTGCCAACCTCGATGCCCTGCATCACACCGGCGTGGGGTTGTCCCTGGCCAACATCACCAGCGCCTCGGCCCTGTTCGTGCGCCTGGAGCACCTCGCGCCTGAGCGGGTCAAGTTCGCCGCGTCCTTCACCGCGCCCGACGGCCTGACCCTGGCACGTCAGCGCGGTCTCGAGGTGATCGCGCGGGCCGCAGAGCAGCGGGGCATCGAACTGCTGGCCCAGGACGTGCGTGATCTCGAACAGGCCGAGCTATTGCAGTCCCTCGGGTGCCACCTGCAGCAAGGGCCCCTGTACGCCGCGCCCATGAAACGCTCGCTCGTGTCGGCTTGGCTGCGCGAGCGAAGAGGCGATGCCCGGGTGGGTGGCGACAGTGATCGGAGTGAAGCGGCCTAG
- the asnS gene encoding asparagine--tRNA ligase, with product MHTIKHILKHGVELGETVTIEGWVRSRRTSKGGFSFIHVNDGSSFDSLQAVAREELENYESEISQLQTGCAVRITGELKESQGKGQDREIDATSVEVVGWVDDPDTYPIAKKRHTFEYLRTVAHLRPRTNTFGAVARVRNAIAQAVHRFYAEQGFLWINTPIITASDCEGAGDLFRVSKLDVVNKPSDYEQDFFGAETYLTVSGQLQVESFCCSMSKVYTFGPTFRAENSNTTRHLAEFWMIEPEVAFADLNDNADLAEAFLKSIFRDVLEACPDDLAFFAQHIDKQAIERLQAVIEKPFVRMDYSDAIDILKASGKTFEFPVEWGLDLQSEHERFLTEEHVGGPIVVMNYPKEIKAFYMRENDDGKTVAAMDVLVPGVGEIIGGSQREERLDVLDPKLQAHGLSDTLWWYRDLRRYGTVPHAGFGLGFERVVLYVTGMDNIRDISPFPRVPNSASF from the coding sequence ATGCACACCATCAAGCACATCCTCAAGCACGGCGTCGAGCTCGGCGAAACGGTCACCATCGAAGGCTGGGTTCGCTCACGGCGCACCTCCAAGGGCGGGTTCTCCTTCATTCACGTGAACGACGGGTCGTCCTTCGACAGCCTGCAGGCCGTGGCCCGCGAGGAGCTCGAGAATTACGAGAGCGAGATCAGCCAGCTGCAGACCGGCTGCGCCGTGCGCATCACCGGCGAGCTGAAGGAGTCCCAGGGTAAGGGCCAGGACCGGGAGATCGATGCCACGAGCGTCGAAGTGGTCGGCTGGGTGGATGACCCGGACACCTACCCCATCGCCAAGAAGCGCCACACCTTCGAGTACCTGCGCACGGTGGCCCACCTGCGCCCGCGCACTAACACCTTCGGCGCCGTCGCTCGCGTGCGCAACGCCATCGCTCAGGCCGTACACCGCTTTTACGCCGAACAGGGCTTCCTCTGGATCAACACGCCCATCATCACCGCCTCCGACTGCGAGGGCGCCGGTGACCTGTTCCGCGTCAGCAAGCTCGACGTGGTGAACAAGCCCAGCGACTACGAGCAGGACTTCTTCGGCGCCGAGACCTACCTCACCGTGTCCGGCCAGCTGCAGGTGGAGAGCTTCTGCTGCAGCATGAGCAAGGTGTACACCTTCGGCCCCACCTTCCGCGCCGAGAACTCCAACACGACACGCCACCTCGCCGAGTTCTGGATGATCGAACCGGAGGTGGCCTTCGCCGATCTCAACGACAACGCCGACCTCGCCGAAGCATTCCTGAAGTCGATCTTCCGCGACGTGCTGGAGGCCTGCCCGGACGACCTCGCCTTCTTCGCCCAACACATCGATAAGCAAGCGATCGAGCGCCTCCAGGCCGTGATCGAAAAGCCTTTCGTGCGCATGGACTACAGCGACGCCATCGACATCCTGAAGGCTTCGGGCAAGACCTTCGAGTTCCCCGTCGAGTGGGGCTTGGACCTACAGTCCGAACACGAGCGGTTCCTCACCGAAGAGCACGTCGGCGGACCTATCGTCGTCATGAACTACCCGAAGGAGATCAAGGCCTTCTACATGCGCGAGAACGACGATGGAAAGACCGTGGCGGCGATGGACGTGCTGGTGCCGGGCGTCGGCGAGATCATCGGCGGCAGCCAACGCGAGGAGCGCCTCGATGTGCTGGATCCGAAGCTGCAGGCCCACGGCCTGAGCGACACGCTTTGGTGGTATCGCGACCTGCGCCGCTACGGCACCGTACCCCACGCGGGGTTCGGCCTCGGCTTCGAGCGCGTAGTGCTCTACGTCACGGGCATGGACAACATCCGCGACATCAGCCCCTTCCCGCGCGTGCCGAACAGCGCCAGTTTCTGA
- a CDS encoding DUF3604 domain-containing protein, which yields MRGKLLGALGDIKGMVAIVALFAANVAGAQCPGDPPGRSAYFGDIHVHTRLSFDAYIFDTPLGPEDAYDAAKGLVVDLSPVIPGLPNRRWKIGAPLDFAAVTDHSDFLGEVSLCTSPGLEADTFAADDLALELIDEGFDGQAATLLQACEEYRQTDDSAGTAILTQLCLTAPENEQICAATQTQLVSIWSRILQAAEQAYEPCEFTTFAGYEWTGTTAEARSRARNHRNVIFRDVQSLVDAQSVPLIYPILTSDINVPSQMRDSLRRECLGVEDDEAYPGLPGCDVMAIPHTSNNSQGTMFQLNEQERAADRAAMEPLVEIFQHKSSSECAPYSHPDDPDCAFEPYALDPFLNETPQSVTPGFMRRGLAIGLIREQQSGANPFQVGFIGGTDTHNGIPGAVEEDNFPGHVGAADGGLAKRMAENNVPFNPGGLAGVWAQENTRDAIFEAFRRRETFATSGPRIRLRLAASWRANPLPSEPNDLCGELLLDTLASVTQMGSPLPPQGSANQQPQLLLVAVADANSTDLARANIVKGWVDDTGEVHEEVIALADAPEGGRRRLCRAWMDEQFDPDQAAYYYARVFELPTPRYSKQICDAQPQGWSCDGPEPPPIYPTCCDPAVYTDIEERAWSSPIYFAPTAAP from the coding sequence ATGCGAGGGAAGCTGTTGGGCGCATTGGGCGATATCAAAGGGATGGTGGCCATAGTCGCGCTATTCGCGGCAAACGTTGCCGGTGCCCAGTGCCCGGGGGACCCGCCGGGGCGTAGCGCCTACTTCGGCGACATCCACGTGCACACCCGCCTCTCCTTTGACGCCTACATCTTCGATACGCCCTTAGGACCCGAGGACGCCTACGACGCGGCCAAGGGGCTTGTCGTCGATCTGTCGCCCGTGATCCCGGGCCTGCCCAACCGGCGCTGGAAGATCGGCGCTCCCCTGGACTTCGCTGCCGTCACCGACCACTCCGATTTCCTCGGCGAAGTGAGCCTGTGCACCTCACCCGGGCTGGAGGCGGATACCTTCGCCGCCGATGACCTGGCCCTCGAACTCATCGACGAGGGCTTCGACGGCCAGGCGGCCACCCTGCTGCAGGCCTGCGAGGAATACCGCCAGACCGACGACAGCGCGGGCACGGCCATCCTCACCCAGCTGTGCCTGACTGCGCCCGAGAACGAGCAAATCTGCGCCGCCACGCAGACCCAGCTGGTCTCCATCTGGTCGCGCATCCTGCAGGCGGCCGAGCAGGCGTACGAACCCTGCGAGTTCACCACCTTCGCCGGCTACGAATGGACCGGCACCACCGCCGAAGCCCGCTCACGGGCACGCAACCACCGCAACGTGATCTTCCGCGACGTGCAGAGCCTGGTGGATGCGCAGTCCGTGCCGCTGATCTACCCGATCCTCACCAGCGACATCAACGTGCCCTCGCAGATGCGCGACTCGCTGCGCCGCGAGTGCCTGGGCGTGGAAGACGATGAGGCCTATCCCGGCCTCCCCGGATGCGACGTGATGGCCATCCCCCACACGAGTAACAACAGCCAGGGCACGATGTTCCAGCTCAACGAACAGGAGCGGGCGGCGGATCGGGCCGCAATGGAGCCCCTGGTGGAGATCTTCCAGCACAAGTCCAGCAGCGAGTGCGCGCCCTACAGCCACCCGGACGATCCCGACTGCGCCTTCGAGCCCTACGCCCTCGACCCGTTCCTGAACGAGACGCCGCAGAGCGTGACCCCGGGCTTCATGCGCCGTGGCTTGGCGATCGGGCTGATCCGCGAGCAACAGTCCGGCGCCAACCCCTTCCAGGTCGGCTTCATCGGCGGCACGGACACGCACAACGGCATCCCGGGCGCGGTGGAGGAGGACAACTTCCCCGGCCACGTCGGTGCCGCCGACGGCGGCCTCGCCAAGCGCATGGCTGAGAACAACGTGCCCTTCAACCCGGGTGGCCTGGCCGGCGTCTGGGCGCAGGAGAACACGCGCGATGCGATCTTCGAGGCCTTCCGCCGCCGGGAGACCTTCGCCACCAGCGGCCCGCGCATCCGCCTGCGCCTGGCGGCGAGCTGGCGTGCCAATCCCCTGCCGAGCGAGCCGAACGACCTGTGCGGCGAGCTGCTCCTCGACACCCTCGCGAGCGTCACCCAGATGGGCAGTCCCCTACCTCCCCAGGGCAGCGCCAACCAGCAGCCGCAGCTGCTGCTGGTGGCCGTGGCCGACGCCAACAGCACGGACCTCGCGCGGGCCAACATCGTGAAGGGCTGGGTCGATGACACGGGCGAGGTGCACGAGGAGGTGATCGCTCTCGCCGACGCGCCGGAGGGCGGACGCCGCCGCTTGTGCCGGGCCTGGATGGACGAGCAATTCGACCCGGATCAGGCCGCCTACTACTACGCCCGCGTCTTCGAGCTGCCGACCCCCCGCTACAGCAAGCAGATCTGCGACGCCCAACCGCAGGGCTGGAGCTGCGACGGCCCGGAGCCGCCGCCCATCTACCCCACCTGCTGCGATCCGGCGGTGTACACGGACATCGAAGAGCGCGCCTGGAGCTCACCGATCTACTTCGCGCCCACGGCCGCACCCTAG
- a CDS encoding VOC family protein, with protein MIRSSLAKVLILALTVGSAAAQPPQGAQVTGFGGFFFRAEDPAALAAWYQEHLGIERTPKSYDESPWMQEAGPTVFAPFPDIPDFLHAGEKSAFVLNFRTDDLDALVAYLSEKDVEMIIDKAVYPNGRFAMLFDPEGNPIQLWEPAAPASD; from the coding sequence GTGATTCGATCATCCCTGGCGAAGGTACTGATCCTCGCGCTCACCGTGGGAAGCGCGGCCGCCCAGCCGCCGCAGGGTGCGCAGGTCACCGGCTTTGGGGGCTTTTTCTTCCGCGCCGAGGACCCGGCCGCACTCGCGGCCTGGTACCAGGAGCACCTCGGCATCGAGCGCACCCCCAAGTCCTACGACGAGAGTCCCTGGATGCAGGAAGCCGGGCCCACCGTCTTCGCGCCGTTTCCGGACATCCCCGACTTCCTGCATGCGGGTGAGAAGAGCGCCTTCGTCCTCAATTTCCGCACGGACGATCTCGACGCCCTCGTGGCCTACCTGAGCGAGAAGGACGTGGAGATGATCATCGACAAGGCGGTCTACCCGAACGGCCGCTTCGCCATGCTGTTCGACCCCGAGGGCAACCCCATTCAACTGTGGGAACCGGCCGCGCCCGCCAGCGACTAG